The following are from one region of the Nicotiana tabacum cultivar K326 chromosome 3, ASM71507v2, whole genome shotgun sequence genome:
- the LOC107779806 gene encoding gibberellin-regulated protein 4-like, with translation MAKVRAFFLLAIVAISMLQAIVLAISQQGNEAHHSNKNRYGPGSLKSSQCPSQCTRRCGRTQYHKACIFFCQKCCRKCLCVPPGYYGNKALCPCYNNWKTKEGGPKCP, from the exons ATGGCTAAAGTCCGTGCTTTTTTTCTCTTGGCCATCGTTGCCATCTCTATGCTGCAGGCCATT GTGTTGGCAATATCTCAGCAGGGAAATGAAGCACATCATTCAAACAAG AACCGATATGGTCCCGGCAGTCTGAAGAGCTCCC AATGCCCATCACAATGCACGAGGAGGTGCGGAAGGACCCAATACCACAAGGCATGCATTTTCTTCTGCCAAAAGTGCTGTAGAAAGTGCCTTTGCGTCCCTCCTGGTTATTATGGTAACAAAGCCCTCTGCCCTTGCTACAACAACTGGAAGACAAAGGAAGGAGGCCCAAAATGCCCTTAA